The sequence below is a genomic window from Chelonoidis abingdonii isolate Lonesome George chromosome 6, CheloAbing_2.0, whole genome shotgun sequence.
TTTAAAGCCTTACAGCATGATTGCTGTAATCAGCGAGAATTAATTTATAACTCCTTTTAAAGTGGTTTTACGTACAAATAATTGAAAAGCAGGCTCCAGTTCATGTCTTTGTCTCATCACTTCTAAGTCAGTTTGCAGATTGTTATTGCACCTTCCCATAGCCTAAGTGCTGGGTAAAGAGGCTCTGTGAACTTGCAGCAGAACGTATGCAGGTGGACCATACCATCCGTTACATTATAGAATGAAAGGATGCCAGCCTCGTAATCCAGGAAAACACCAATTCGTTCTGGATCGTCATCTATCAGGATCAGGGTCCTCTCTCCCTTGTGAAATGCCCAGTATTCAAGGTCAAACCTTTTTATACACCAGGATGCTCTGTTCCACCCTAGTCGACAAGTTTCGGAGTCTCCATGTCTCTTGATGGAAGGGTATGCTGCTCCAATCCACCATCCTTGTCCAGCGTGAAGCACGTCCACCTCCCAGTAATGGCTCCCAGAGAAGAAAGCATCTTTGCTCAAGACTTGCCATAATTTATCAAATCTCTGGGGGCTAGAAGGGTAAAatttcctcctccagctgcagcttaCTGTAAGACGATCCTCAGACAAACTCAACCTGGGATGAAGGCTATCGTATTCCAAGGTTGGAGATCTCGCATCTAGAACCAAAACCATAAGTATGTTACATGTAATTACTTGAAACTTGCACGAGTGACTAATAGAGATCTCTTGAGAAAAGTCAGGCCTGATTCCTATGAATGATGGCAAGTCTATCAGACGGCTGAAAGTGACTGGGGTAGATGACTGTAACTTTGTTGGGAAAATGCAACTAAAAAacggggttggggggagaggaaaaCTGCATTTTTGATTACTTGTAGTTTAAGAAACTTGTCAAGGGAGAGGCCCTAAAAACAAACTATAAATCTGTGTCCTGTTTCTTTACATACTGGTTTAGAACATTATTAGTAAAATGTAATCAAGGAAAACTGCTTTGCATAAGACTGGAGAACACGATATCAGGGAGAACCAAATTCTAACCAAATTCAGtacatttaaataacaaaataatactAACTATTGCTGTAGATTTTAAGGACAAGTTTATTTTTCTTAGAACTGATTTTTCTACTTCACTCAAATAGCTACAGATGCCTCATCGAAAACTAAGTAAACATTCTAATTAGTAATGGTTTTGCTGCTGCATGCCatattttctgaattatttttcctccctgcctccctctctgaAGATTATCAGGATATTTTGCTTGTAAATAGGATATATGGTCTTTAAACATCCACCTGTCCTTCAGTGTCACACATGACAATACTGTGATGACATATTTGGGCACTGATGTTAATAACTAGTGATAACAGAGTCATTACACAGTACTTTTCATGAGCAAAGGCCAGAATAAGGGtgtgaatttacaccagctgaagatctggccctggaTTTTAAAGCTGTCTACAAAAGTGGGCAAGTATAATTTTTCTAGTTGTATAGAAGGGGAAACTAATACAATATGGCTAAGTGAAGAATAAACAGCAAGAGCTTGTGTTTTATGCAAACAGCCTTAGTAATAAAGAATAATGAcaggaaaacagatttatttttttttgtacacaCACAATAGTTATACATACACATTGTGGACCTGATTCTTCCAATGACTTTATGtagttatttacaccagtgcaagctGAGTCCAAAGTGGGTGTGATATTCTACCACTCTGATTTAGAGGTATTTTACTTCAAATTTGCAGTCAGTACAGGTGCAAATGGCTAGAGCCAATTTGTCCCTTCCTTGTACAAAGTATGTGTTTACATATATGTATATCAGTGTGTTTTCCAAAGTGAAAGTCTTTTACACTGTCTGTGAAAAagttaggccttgtctagacAAGGAAAGGTGGTCGAGTTTCGGTTGGGCTTAGCCAGCTCATGTTAGCTGCTTTGACATTTTTCCTAGCCTAGTTAAAGCCTCATCGGCCCttactttaaaaagcaaaatgacaCAACTTATTAAAGGTGTTTGCCCAAAGCAGCACTCACACGCTTTCTTAGCAAATTACTTTGTCCACAAAGCCTTGAGTGATAGTTAGAGACACAAGTGCTTAGAATTTTTTACAAACTGGATTCATTGTGATTTGATCTTTATATAGTCACCCATCTATGTGGTGTTTGAACTGTTTCCTCTTCCGGCGGTGAATTCCTTGGGCTGAGGGTTATGTCTTCCATTATGCTCTATACAGGGCTGAACACAATCAGTTGTACAAGCCTTGGTGGTTAgggctcacctgggatgtgggcgACCCAGGCTCAAGTACCTGCTCCTAATCAAACAGAGGAGAGaccaatgtatagaaagagagagcctgagacattAGGTCTGGTATAAGGAGCCTGGTATGAGGCCAGAACTAAAGTCAGGTCCTGTTACAAAGCAGATGCCTCCTTTCAGGTTCAATACCTGATACGTGAacttggcaagaacagggctggcaCTGCAAAAACACAAGCACTCCTAGGCACTAAGTGTTCACTTAAACCCATTCCAGAAGGATAGTACTAGAACATCCCGCTCCAAGGCTATGGTGTAAACGCACTCCCCAAAGGGGACACACTGGATGTGGTCAGGGTGAAGGacagagatgttttgattgaacccaCATGTACAAGGTAAAGGGTGTAACTAACTACGTCAGAGGGGCTGTGATAAAttaaggaggggggggggagctcTCTTTTATGGACCCCCAGCCAGGctgttagctataaaatccctgttagtcGCTGTTCTCTActtcctttacctgtaaaaggttaaaaaatctcCCTACATaagtaaaaggaagggagtgggcatctgaccaaaagagccaatgggaaggctagaactttttcaaattgggaaaaaacttccccctttgtctgtctggttATTCTCCCGGAGAGCAGGGACTGGGCTGGAGCTATGCTGTAAatgcttgggccaggtatgaaaatcatcagatcatacctagaaactccTCATTTGAAACcacagatatgtaagtagatcaggaaatgtctaggaagacgcaatTAGGTTTCTCTCTTTATGTCTTGTGGAATCCTTTGTGCTAACTCCTGGAGCTTCTGTTTTGCTTATAACCTTTAAGTTGGACCTCAagaagctatcttgatgcttaatcatTGTAATTggtctttttttaaacctagcaAAAAGCcaaagttccagatgtattttctttctttttatttttaataaaatttacttcttttaagaacaggattggatttgtgTGTCCTTAAGAGGTTTGTGCCTATGGTGTTTAATTGGCTGgtgcaacagctaatttcctttgctttctttctcagCAATTCCTCCCCGGGGGGCGGGGATACCCCCAcaagaaggaattcccaagtgtgccttcctgggctctcaaaggggttctgcatttaggtggtggcagcatctacccatccaaggtcagagagaagctgtaatcttgggagtttaatacaagcctggagtggtcaGAATTAATGTtcagaatccttgcgggcccccaccttctgcactcggagtgCCAGTGTGGGGAACCAGGCTTGACAGGGGCAATacctaacttgtttgtatcagtgtataaaagaGGGGTCACAGAGGGAgcgtctttgtccagccgagggggaaTGGAGAGTCCTGCCGCTCACTGAGCCAAGTCCATTGTCGCAGGCATACATGTCTTAATATCCCCATAATCTACCGGGTGCTACTACtgtgctttgttgacaataaacctggctgggcgCCTTTGCTACTGAATGGAGTCAGTGGTTTTCTTGGGCAGTTTGATCGAGGTCTGCTGCATCCGTGATCTGtgcagtgctggtgcaccacACAGAGCCAACAACTGACAGCaacctgaacccaggtctcccaaaacACAGGTGCCCTAACAACCTGGCTATTCTGGCGTCTACTCCTTTACCCCCCCATGCCTTCCT
It includes:
- the TRIM14 gene encoding tripartite motif-containing protein 14, with the protein product MLQGSYNAGWTENSFQIRSAPFDQEFMTTYLKELELKKRQEVGNIRHIEQAVNDLKAHASASKASLAGKFTELRLLLDEEERLTKKFINEKTQRALMMYEQQTEKCQERIQIIESFSDRVRQIQQRSDPIQLLQDYTASEKEIQQQRAPAEQYHPVPMSFEHVMNHYRGLARAMQSVLQKPLEARLKEEYGGTGKAMNFPLPPTPFFSCIFPTKLQSSTPVTFSRLIDLPSFIGIRPDFSQEISISHSCKFQVITCNILMVLVLDARSPTLEYDSLHPRLSLSEDRLTVSCSWRRKFYPSSPQRFDKLWQVLSKDAFFSGSHYWEVDVLHAGQGWWIGAAYPSIKRHGDSETCRLGWNRASWCIKRFDLEYWAFHKGERTLILIDDDPERIGVFLDYEAGILSFYNVTDGMVHLHTFCCKFTEPLYPALRLWEGAITICKLT